A window of Pseudomonas guangdongensis contains these coding sequences:
- a CDS encoding MetQ/NlpA family ABC transporter substrate-binding protein, producing MKKLLAATLIATAFSAAAQAETLNVAATPVPHAELLEFVKPMLAKQGVELKVRVFTDYVQPNLQVQQGNLDANFFQHQPYLDEFNASRKTELVSVAGIHVEPFGAYSVKFKQLADLPEGATVAIPSDATNGGRALLLLDKAGVIQLKDDTSITATPKDIVENPKGIKVRELEAATLPRVLKQVDLALINTNYALEAGLNPAKDALVIEGGESPYVNILVARKDNKDGAAMQKLAKALQSDEVKAFIADKYKGAVVPAF from the coding sequence ATGAAAAAACTGCTGGCCGCGACCCTGATCGCCACCGCCTTCTCCGCCGCCGCCCAGGCCGAGACCCTCAACGTCGCCGCCACCCCGGTGCCGCACGCCGAGCTGCTGGAGTTCGTCAAGCCGATGCTGGCCAAGCAGGGCGTGGAGCTGAAGGTGCGCGTGTTCACCGACTACGTGCAGCCCAACCTGCAGGTGCAGCAGGGCAACCTCGACGCCAACTTCTTCCAGCACCAGCCCTACCTCGACGAGTTCAACGCCAGCCGCAAGACCGAGCTGGTCAGCGTCGCCGGCATCCACGTCGAGCCGTTCGGCGCCTACTCGGTGAAGTTCAAGCAGCTCGCCGACCTGCCCGAAGGCGCCACCGTGGCCATCCCCAGCGATGCCACCAACGGCGGCCGCGCCCTGCTGCTGCTCGACAAAGCCGGGGTGATCCAGCTCAAGGACGACACCAGCATCACCGCCACGCCCAAGGACATCGTCGAGAATCCCAAGGGCATCAAGGTGCGCGAGCTGGAAGCGGCGACCCTGCCGCGGGTGCTCAAGCAGGTCGACCTGGCGCTGATCAACACCAACTACGCCCTGGAAGCCGGCCTCAACCCGGCCAAGGACGCCCTGGTGATCGAAGGCGGCGAGTCGCCCTACGTGAACATCCTGGTGGCGCGCAAGGACAACAAGGACGGCGCGGCCATGCAGAAGCTGGCCAAGGCCCTGCAGAGCGACGAGGTGAAAGCCTTCATCGCCGACAAGTACAAGGGCGCGGTGGTGCCGGCGTTCTGA
- a CDS encoding methionine ABC transporter permease, with the protein MLEKLLPNVFWPEIWQAGLDTLAMLGGSLLFTVLLGLPLGVLLFMTGPRQLFDHRPLYALLSFVVNVLRSVPFVILLIVMIPLTELIVGTSLGVAGAIPPLVVGATPFFARLVETALREVDRGIIEATQAMGASTRQIIVDALLPEARPGILAAVTVTAITLVSYTAMSGLIGGGGLGDLAVRYGYQRYQPDVMAVTVILLLVLVQVLQSVGDRLVIRFSRK; encoded by the coding sequence ATGCTGGAGAAACTGCTGCCCAACGTGTTCTGGCCGGAAATCTGGCAGGCCGGCCTCGACACCCTGGCGATGCTCGGCGGGTCCCTGCTGTTCACCGTGCTGCTCGGCCTGCCGCTCGGCGTGCTGCTGTTCATGACCGGCCCGCGCCAGCTGTTCGACCACCGGCCGCTGTACGCGCTGCTGTCCTTCGTGGTCAACGTGCTGCGCTCGGTGCCCTTCGTGATCCTGCTGATCGTGATGATCCCGCTCACCGAGCTGATCGTCGGCACCTCGCTGGGGGTCGCCGGCGCCATCCCGCCGCTGGTGGTCGGCGCCACGCCGTTCTTCGCCCGCCTGGTGGAAACCGCGCTGCGCGAGGTGGACCGCGGGATCATCGAGGCGACCCAGGCGATGGGCGCCAGCACCCGGCAGATCATCGTCGACGCCCTGCTGCCCGAGGCGCGTCCGGGGATCCTCGCCGCGGTCACCGTCACCGCCATCACCCTGGTGTCCTACACCGCCATGTCCGGCCTGATCGGCGGCGGCGGCCTCGGCGATCTGGCCGTGCGCTACGGCTACCAGCGCTACCAGCCGGACGTCATGGCGGTCACCGTGATCCTCCTGCTGGTGCTGGTGCAGGTGCTGCAGAGCGTCGGCGACCGCCTGGTGATACGCTTCTCGCGCAAGTGA